In one Methylobacterium sp. SyP6R genomic region, the following are encoded:
- a CDS encoding class I SAM-dependent methyltransferase codes for MTIAHAVTGHFDASRAGDYEQQSRIALAGYEACHELAACMLAAALGSGRTARVLVVGAGGGAKEIVTAAGLEPLWRFTAVDPSEPMLALTRTRLEETGFGARTETVLGTLADLPDEAAFDAATLIGVLHHLAGDRAKRAILAAIARRLRPGAPLILACNHCPYASQPLLLAAWGERWRQHGAGPAEIVARRARILEADPPPSEQAVADLLRETGFAPPLRFFSSLFWGAWLTRLAPGPA; via the coding sequence GTGACCATCGCGCACGCCGTCACCGGACACTTCGACGCCTCCCGCGCCGGGGACTACGAACAGCAGAGCCGCATCGCGCTTGCCGGCTACGAGGCCTGCCACGAACTCGCCGCCTGCATGCTGGCCGCCGCCCTCGGATCGGGCCGCACGGCGCGGGTGCTGGTGGTCGGCGCGGGTGGCGGGGCGAAGGAAATCGTCACCGCGGCGGGGCTGGAGCCGCTCTGGCGCTTCACCGCCGTCGATCCATCAGAGCCGATGCTGGCCCTCACCCGCACCCGCCTGGAGGAGACCGGCTTCGGCGCCCGCACCGAGACCGTGCTCGGGACCCTCGCCGACCTGCCGGATGAGGCGGCCTTCGACGCCGCGACCCTGATCGGGGTGCTCCATCATCTGGCGGGGGACAGGGCGAAGCGGGCGATCCTGGCGGCGATCGCCCGGCGCCTGCGCCCGGGCGCGCCGTTGATCCTCGCCTGCAACCACTGCCCCTATGCGAGCCAGCCGCTGCTGCTCGCCGCCTGGGGCGAGCGCTGGCGCCAGCACGGGGCGGGGCCGGCGGAGATCGTCGCCAGGCGGGCGAGGATCCTGGAGGCGGACCCGCCGCCATCGGAGCAGGCAGTGGCCGACCTGCTCCGCGAGACCGGCTTTGCGCCGCCGTTGCGCTTCTTCTCCAGCCTGTTCTGGGGTGCCTGGCTCACCCGGCTCGCCCCGGGCCCGGCCTGA
- a CDS encoding MFS transporter — translation MTPDVSSGSDLTRRQWKMTLLASLGGGLEYYDFIVYGIFAKDIAAAFFPASDPVAALTLSLAVFAVGYLARPLGGLVLSHFGDRYGRKTVFVVTVFTMSACTLGMGLVPAYAAWGVWATLLLVLLRFVQGLCIGGELPGAITFVVETASRRPGLACGIVFCLVNGGVLLAALVNLALQSWLPPAMMAEYGWRIAFLFGGVVGLVSFVLRRSLEETPEFLRLQHRASRRPIGEVLRDHRRPVLLGIGIVALTAGFNGILFAHMPAYLIQVLKYPPKTVAMAMNVALFAMSASLLFASFFADRVPPRRLMQVSALVILIGVIPAYQVLARGDANLFLVLPLLTMAVAGANGSFAFLLAGLFPTRVRFSGVALSLNLGFTLLSGLGPLAANALIGATGWNAAPGLIIAASALIGLAVASRLSDRPATLTEAVPASG, via the coding sequence ATGACACCGGATGTGAGCAGCGGGAGCGATCTCACCCGCCGCCAATGGAAGATGACGCTGCTCGCGAGCCTGGGCGGCGGGCTCGAGTACTACGACTTCATCGTCTACGGGATCTTCGCCAAGGACATCGCCGCCGCCTTCTTCCCGGCGAGCGATCCGGTTGCGGCGCTCACCCTGTCGCTGGCGGTGTTCGCGGTCGGCTACCTCGCCCGGCCGCTCGGCGGGCTGGTCCTGAGCCATTTCGGCGACCGCTACGGCCGCAAGACCGTGTTCGTGGTCACCGTCTTCACCATGTCGGCCTGCACGCTCGGCATGGGTCTGGTGCCGGCTTACGCCGCCTGGGGCGTGTGGGCGACCCTGCTCCTCGTGCTATTGCGCTTCGTGCAGGGGCTGTGCATCGGCGGCGAATTGCCCGGCGCCATCACCTTCGTGGTCGAGACCGCCTCGCGCCGGCCGGGACTCGCTTGCGGCATCGTCTTCTGCCTCGTCAATGGCGGCGTGCTGCTCGCAGCCCTCGTCAACCTCGCCCTGCAATCCTGGCTGCCGCCCGCCATGATGGCGGAATACGGCTGGCGCATCGCCTTCCTGTTCGGCGGCGTGGTCGGGCTCGTCAGCTTCGTGCTGCGGCGCAGCTTGGAAGAAACGCCCGAATTCCTTCGCCTCCAGCACCGCGCCTCGCGCCGGCCGATCGGCGAGGTGCTGCGCGACCATCGCCGCCCGGTGCTTCTCGGCATCGGCATCGTCGCGCTGACGGCGGGCTTCAACGGCATCCTGTTCGCCCACATGCCGGCCTACCTGATCCAGGTGCTCAAGTATCCGCCCAAGACCGTGGCGATGGCGATGAACGTCGCGCTGTTCGCCATGTCGGCCTCGCTGCTCTTCGCCTCGTTCTTCGCCGACCGCGTCCCGCCGCGCCGGCTGATGCAGGTCTCCGCGCTCGTCATCCTGATCGGGGTGATCCCGGCCTACCAGGTTCTGGCGCGGGGCGACGCGAACCTGTTCCTGGTCCTGCCGCTCCTCACCATGGCGGTGGCCGGGGCCAATGGCAGCTTCGCCTTCCTGCTCGCCGGGCTGTTTCCCACCCGGGTGCGGTTCAGCGGCGTCGCGCTGTCGCTCAATCTCGGCTTCACGCTGCTCAGCGGCCTCGGGCCGCTCGCCGCCAACGCGCTGATCGGCGCCACCGGCTGGAATGCGGCACCGGGCCTGATCATCGCCGCCTCCGCGCTGATCGGCCTCGCGGTGGCGAGCCGTCTCTCCGACCGGCCGGCAACGCTGACCGAGGCGGTGCCGGCTTCCGGCTAA
- a CDS encoding ABC transporter substrate-binding protein: protein MRTTRRVFLKSAATVAAAGVVAPSIIRPASAQGGTLRIGMVLPVTGPGADAGRFALNGAKIALEAVNKAGGVLGKPMEIVTEDDQTTNPGAVLAFSKLASQPDLVAFLGSIRSTQNHAMAPDILKTGKPVAFGGTDPVLTQLGNPWLFRFRPNDSFSARVIAEYGVTTLAKKKWAIIHSTDAFGTSGAKALTEALGKSGATVALDQGYSNQSQDFTPVVLAIRQSGADVIGSYFTFENDLGIFARQLRQLGVQAPWVGSASIVNVTALKLAGPSLYNTYGVADYAEESSDAARNFGKAYRAVMKIPPDNQSSWTFDAVTVLAKAINAAGKTDPKAIREALLAIRGHEGAEGTYNFDQNGDGLHGYNVVRNDKGNIVFDKRIDFYKG, encoded by the coding sequence ATGAGGACGACGCGCCGCGTTTTCCTGAAGAGTGCGGCCACGGTCGCGGCTGCCGGCGTCGTCGCGCCGTCGATCATCCGGCCGGCGAGCGCCCAGGGCGGCACCCTTCGCATCGGCATGGTGCTGCCGGTCACCGGGCCAGGCGCCGATGCCGGCCGGTTCGCGCTGAACGGCGCCAAGATCGCGCTCGAGGCCGTCAACAAGGCCGGCGGCGTGCTCGGCAAGCCGATGGAGATCGTCACCGAGGACGACCAGACCACCAATCCGGGCGCGGTGCTGGCCTTCTCCAAGCTCGCCTCGCAACCCGACCTCGTGGCGTTCCTCGGCTCGATCCGCTCGACCCAGAACCACGCCATGGCGCCGGACATCCTCAAGACCGGAAAGCCCGTGGCCTTCGGCGGCACCGATCCGGTGCTGACCCAGCTCGGCAACCCCTGGCTGTTCCGCTTCCGCCCGAACGACAGCTTCTCGGCCCGCGTCATCGCCGAGTACGGCGTGACCACGCTCGCCAAGAAGAAGTGGGCGATCATCCACTCGACCGACGCCTTCGGCACCAGCGGCGCCAAGGCGCTGACGGAGGCCCTCGGAAAGTCCGGCGCCACGGTGGCGCTCGACCAGGGCTATTCCAACCAGAGCCAGGACTTCACGCCGGTGGTGCTGGCGATCCGCCAGTCGGGCGCCGACGTGATCGGCTCCTACTTCACCTTCGAGAACGACCTCGGCATCTTCGCCCGGCAATTGCGCCAGCTCGGCGTCCAGGCGCCCTGGGTCGGCTCGGCCTCGATCGTCAACGTCACGGCGCTCAAGCTCGCCGGTCCCTCGCTCTACAACACCTACGGGGTGGCGGATTACGCGGAAGAATCGAGCGACGCGGCGCGCAACTTCGGCAAGGCCTACCGGGCGGTGATGAAGATCCCGCCGGACAACCAGTCCTCCTGGACCTTCGATGCCGTGACGGTGCTGGCCAAAGCCATCAACGCCGCCGGCAAGACCGACCCGAAGGCGATCCGCGAGGCCCTGCTCGCCATCCGCGGCCACGAGGGGGCGGAAGGGACCTACAACTTCGACCAGAACGGCGACGGCCTGCACGGCTACAACGTGGTGCGCAACGACAAGGGCAACATCGTCTTCGACAAGCGCATCGACTTCTACAAGGGCTGA
- a CDS encoding branched-chain amino acid ABC transporter ATP-binding protein/permease yields the protein MTGSPRPVAADPVSAAPARRFPVGTLAYVALVAVAVFLAVTTPFSGYVLNILMQAATYAIAVIGLTVVLGLCGQINLAQAAFFGIGAYAVGLGTVDLGISFWLCLPIGLVLALVLGAVLGASTLRLGGHYLAMVTISFQQIVTLIMINWIPVTHGPDGVPNIKRPGLFADGQSYLALCIVVLAAVAYAVWRMPKTRLGRAMRAVRDNELAAGVTGIDIYRTKVMAFAIGALLAGLGGGLFAGSFTYISPDQFSFAESVVFLTMALLGGVGSPVGAVIGTGLLILIPEWLRFLKEIPGLYLAIYGLAVILIVVFMPEGIWGFLGDQVKRLRPQKAAPPRAQDLTLTQEAASAAPVLQVEGLSKHFGGLKAVDEVSFTVARGGIHALIGPNGSGKTTTLNVLSGLYTPTGGRVRLDGQDITRFAPHRRAASGLGRTFQNIRLFRSMSALENVVIGAERPGNGIVAQDRAALEARARAALAFVGLEGRADEPISSFSYGHQRLVEIARALAGNPVLLLLDEPAAGLNSSEKNALTVLLRRMAAKGLTILIIDHDMTLVSDVASHITVLNFGRRIADGVTATVLREPAVIEAYLGQESTDGPTIGLKTDLATA from the coding sequence ATGACCGGCTCCCCTCGCCCCGTCGCGGCGGACCCGGTGTCCGCCGCTCCCGCCCGCCGCTTCCCCGTCGGCACCCTCGCCTATGTCGCCCTGGTGGCGGTCGCGGTGTTCCTCGCCGTCACGACGCCGTTCAGCGGCTACGTGCTCAACATCCTGATGCAGGCCGCGACCTACGCCATCGCGGTGATCGGGCTCACGGTCGTGCTGGGTCTGTGCGGGCAGATCAACCTCGCCCAGGCCGCCTTCTTCGGCATCGGCGCCTACGCGGTCGGCCTCGGCACCGTCGATCTCGGGATCAGCTTCTGGCTCTGCCTGCCGATCGGCCTCGTCCTGGCGCTGGTCCTCGGCGCGGTGCTCGGGGCCTCGACGCTGCGCCTCGGCGGCCACTACCTCGCCATGGTGACGATCTCGTTCCAGCAGATCGTGACGCTGATCATGATCAACTGGATCCCGGTCACCCACGGGCCGGACGGCGTGCCGAACATCAAGCGCCCCGGTCTGTTCGCCGACGGCCAGAGCTACCTCGCACTCTGCATCGTCGTGCTGGCGGCGGTCGCCTACGCGGTCTGGCGGATGCCCAAGACCCGGCTCGGCCGCGCCATGCGGGCGGTGCGCGACAACGAACTCGCGGCGGGCGTCACCGGGATCGACATCTACCGCACCAAGGTGATGGCCTTCGCCATCGGGGCCCTGCTCGCGGGCCTCGGCGGCGGGCTGTTTGCCGGCAGCTTCACCTATATCAGCCCGGACCAGTTCTCCTTCGCCGAGTCGGTGGTGTTCCTCACCATGGCGCTCTTGGGTGGTGTCGGCTCGCCGGTCGGCGCGGTGATCGGCACCGGGCTGCTGATCCTGATCCCGGAATGGCTGCGCTTCCTCAAGGAGATCCCGGGCCTCTATCTCGCGATCTACGGGCTCGCCGTGATCCTGATCGTGGTGTTCATGCCGGAGGGCATCTGGGGCTTCCTCGGCGACCAGGTGAAGCGCCTGCGGCCGCAGAAAGCCGCTCCGCCGCGGGCCCAGGATCTGACGCTGACGCAAGAGGCGGCCTCCGCCGCCCCGGTGCTCCAGGTCGAGGGGCTGTCGAAGCATTTCGGCGGCCTGAAGGCGGTCGACGAGGTGAGCTTCACGGTGGCTCGCGGCGGCATCCACGCGCTGATCGGCCCGAACGGGTCGGGCAAGACCACGACGCTCAACGTCCTGTCGGGCCTCTACACCCCGACCGGCGGACGGGTGCGGCTCGACGGGCAGGACATCACCCGCTTCGCCCCGCACCGCCGCGCGGCGTCTGGCCTCGGGCGGACGTTCCAGAACATCCGCCTGTTCCGCTCGATGAGCGCGCTGGAGAACGTGGTGATCGGCGCCGAGCGGCCGGGCAACGGCATCGTCGCCCAGGACCGCGCCGCGCTGGAGGCGCGGGCGCGCGCCGCTCTCGCCTTCGTCGGGCTGGAGGGGCGGGCCGACGAGCCGATCTCGTCCTTCTCCTACGGGCACCAGCGCCTCGTCGAGATCGCCCGGGCGCTCGCCGGCAACCCGGTGCTGCTCCTCCTCGACGAGCCGGCGGCGGGCCTGAATTCCAGCGAGAAGAACGCGCTGACCGTGCTTCTGCGCCGGATGGCCGCCAAGGGCCTGACCATCCTGATCATCGACCACGACATGACCCTGGTGAGCGACGTGGCGAGCCACATCACGGTGCTGAATTTCGGTCGGCGCATCGCCGACGGGGTGACGGCCACGGTGTTGCGCGAGCCGGCGGTGATCGAGGCCTATCTCGGCCAGGAATCGACCGACGGGCCGACTATCGGCCTCAAGACCGACCTCGCGACGGCCTGA
- the rpe gene encoding ribulose-phosphate 3-epimerase, whose product MTRPLVIAPSILSADFARLGEEVRDVVAAGADWVHIDVMDGHFVPNITFGPVVVKALRPHTSAVFDVHLMIAPADPYLEAFAEAGADIITVHAEAGPHLHRSLQTIRALGKKAGVAINPGSPASLVEPVLDMVDLVLCMTVNPGFGGQSFIGSVCETVSRVRAMTAGRDIDIEVDGGVTAETAPAVVKAGANALVAGSATFKGGREAYAPNIAAIRRAAEGAAGQWV is encoded by the coding sequence ATGACCCGTCCCCTGGTGATTGCCCCCTCGATCCTGTCGGCCGACTTCGCCCGGCTCGGCGAGGAGGTCCGCGACGTGGTCGCGGCCGGGGCCGACTGGGTCCATATCGACGTGATGGACGGGCATTTCGTGCCCAACATCACCTTCGGCCCCGTCGTGGTGAAGGCGCTGCGCCCGCACACGAGTGCGGTCTTCGACGTCCACCTGATGATCGCGCCGGCCGACCCGTATCTGGAGGCCTTCGCGGAGGCCGGGGCCGACATCATCACGGTCCACGCCGAGGCGGGTCCCCACCTGCACCGCTCGCTCCAGACCATCCGGGCGCTCGGCAAGAAGGCGGGCGTGGCGATCAACCCGGGCTCCCCGGCGAGCCTCGTCGAGCCGGTGCTCGACATGGTCGATCTCGTGCTGTGCATGACCGTCAATCCGGGCTTCGGCGGCCAGAGCTTCATCGGCTCGGTCTGCGAGACGGTGTCCCGGGTGCGCGCCATGACCGCCGGCCGCGACATCGACATCGAGGTCGACGGCGGCGTGACGGCGGAGACCGCGCCGGCGGTGGTGAAGGCAGGAGCCAACGCCCTCGTCGCGGGTTCGGCCACCTTCAAGGGTGGGCGCGAGGCCTATGCACCCAATATCGCGGCGATCCGCCGGGCGGCGGAGGGGGCTGCGGGGCAGTGGGTGTAG
- a CDS encoding branched-chain amino acid ABC transporter permease, with protein sequence MDLILQLLFTGIGIGAVYALVALGFVLIFRATNVVNFAQGEFSMVAAFLMVVFAVDLQWPYWLSFLLAIGGMALLGALFNLGVYYPLRHRTYLPVIISTIGASIFLANTTLALYGPQPQVLPPVFETQGFLVGPVYLDTQYLLIIAVTAVLVAFQYWFFEHTLLGKKLQATSQDKEMAALLGIPVAGMIMLTFVYSAVLGGIAGILVAPVLFVSIQMGGTIALKAFAATIIGGFGDVTGAIIGGLALGIIETFGAAYISVPYKDAFAFIVLVAFLALRPQGIFGERIAEKA encoded by the coding sequence ATGGACCTCATCCTCCAGCTTCTGTTCACGGGAATCGGCATCGGCGCCGTCTACGCCCTCGTGGCGCTCGGCTTCGTGCTGATCTTCCGCGCCACCAACGTGGTGAACTTCGCGCAAGGCGAGTTCTCGATGGTCGCCGCCTTCCTGATGGTGGTCTTCGCCGTCGACCTGCAATGGCCGTACTGGCTGTCCTTCCTGCTCGCCATCGGCGGCATGGCCTTGCTCGGCGCGCTGTTCAACCTCGGCGTCTATTACCCCCTGCGCCACCGCACCTACCTGCCGGTGATCATCTCGACCATCGGCGCCTCGATCTTCCTCGCCAACACCACGCTCGCCCTCTACGGGCCGCAGCCGCAGGTGCTGCCGCCGGTCTTCGAGACGCAAGGCTTCCTAGTCGGCCCGGTCTACCTCGACACCCAGTACCTGCTGATCATCGCCGTGACCGCGGTGCTGGTGGCGTTCCAGTACTGGTTCTTCGAGCACACGCTCCTCGGCAAGAAGCTGCAGGCCACCTCCCAGGACAAGGAGATGGCGGCGTTGCTCGGCATCCCGGTCGCCGGGATGATCATGCTGACCTTCGTCTACAGTGCGGTCCTGGGCGGCATCGCCGGCATCCTGGTCGCGCCGGTTCTGTTCGTGTCGATCCAGATGGGCGGCACCATCGCGCTGAAAGCCTTTGCCGCCACCATCATCGGCGGCTTCGGCGACGTCACCGGGGCGATCATCGGCGGGCTCGCGCTCGGCATCATCGAGACCTTCGGCGCCGCCTACATCTCGGTGCCCTACAAGGACGCCTTCGCGTTCATCGTCCTCGTCGCCTTCCTGGCCCTGCGCCCGCAGGGCATCTTCGGCGAACGCATCGCGGAGAAAGCATGA
- a CDS encoding ABC transporter ATP-binding protein, which translates to MALLEIRDLTVRYGEIEAVRGISFSVEAGEVVTLLGSNGAGKSTTLKTISGLVKPAGGEVLFEGQSLLGLNPEEIVRRGVAHVPEGRRVFPGLTVRENIMLGASNRKGLSTRQIKDEAEGMFELFPDIRRFGDALGWTLSGGQLQMVALARGLMAKPRILLLDEPSLGLAPVIVQAVFSIIAEVRRRGTTVLLVEQNARMGLSVADRGYVLETGQLVLSGAPQDLWANDDIRAAYLGGRAKAEALAH; encoded by the coding sequence ATGGCACTCCTGGAAATCCGCGACCTGACCGTGCGCTACGGCGAGATCGAGGCCGTGCGCGGCATCTCGTTCTCGGTCGAGGCCGGCGAGGTCGTGACGCTGCTGGGCTCCAACGGGGCCGGCAAGTCGACCACGCTCAAGACCATCTCGGGGCTGGTGAAGCCCGCCGGCGGCGAGGTTTTGTTCGAGGGACAATCGCTGCTGGGCTTGAACCCCGAGGAGATCGTGCGCCGCGGCGTGGCGCATGTGCCGGAGGGTCGCCGGGTGTTCCCGGGCCTCACGGTGCGCGAAAACATCATGCTCGGCGCCTCGAACCGGAAGGGGCTCTCGACCCGCCAGATCAAGGACGAGGCGGAGGGCATGTTCGAGCTCTTCCCCGACATCCGCCGCTTCGGCGACGCGCTTGGCTGGACGCTCTCGGGCGGCCAGCTCCAGATGGTGGCTTTGGCCCGCGGGCTGATGGCCAAGCCCCGCATCCTGCTCCTCGACGAGCCCTCGCTGGGCCTCGCCCCGGTGATCGTGCAGGCGGTGTTTTCCATCATCGCCGAGGTGCGCCGGCGCGGCACCACCGTGCTCCTCGTCGAGCAGAATGCCCGCATGGGCCTCTCGGTCGCCGATCGCGGCTACGTGCTGGAGACCGGGCAGCTGGTGCTCAGCGGTGCGCCGCAGGACCTGTGGGCCAACGACGACATCCGGGCGGCGTATCTCGGCGGGCGGGCCAAGGCGGAGGCGCTGGCGCATTGA
- a CDS encoding malate/lactate/ureidoglycolate dehydrogenase, producing the protein MQIAAAGLTAYVRDIFSRAGCSEAEAERIGRYLVAANLTGHDSHGVIRVPRYVSWLKEGEVEADRTPEVVTDGPAFALVDAHYGFGQTAGPFATELGIRKARENGVAIVALRHAGHLGRIGEWAEQAAAAGLVSVHFVNVAGSLLVAPFGSVDRRFSTAPFAAGFPVAGAEPVILDFATSAVAEGKVLVASQGGKALPDGVLIEPDGRLSADPATLYGPLDGPERDNLKGAGAIRAFGEHKGSGLALLCELLAGALTGSGTAGPGARRFCNGMLSLYMTPEAFGSEDAMVRETRAYLDFFKGARPVPGGEVLLPGEPERRTRAQRLAEGVPLPDPVWETLLAAGRPFGLDGEAYRG; encoded by the coding sequence ATGCAGATCGCCGCTGCCGGCCTGACCGCCTACGTCCGGGACATCTTTTCACGCGCGGGCTGCTCGGAGGCGGAGGCCGAGCGGATCGGCCGCTACCTCGTCGCCGCCAACCTGACCGGGCACGACAGCCACGGGGTGATCCGGGTGCCGCGCTACGTCTCCTGGCTGAAGGAGGGCGAGGTCGAGGCCGACCGGACGCCCGAGGTGGTGACCGACGGCCCGGCCTTCGCGTTGGTCGACGCTCATTACGGCTTCGGCCAGACCGCCGGCCCGTTCGCCACCGAACTCGGCATCCGCAAGGCGCGCGAGAACGGCGTCGCCATCGTGGCGTTGCGCCATGCCGGCCATCTCGGCCGCATCGGCGAGTGGGCCGAGCAGGCGGCCGCCGCCGGCCTCGTCTCGGTGCATTTCGTCAACGTGGCGGGGAGCCTCTTGGTCGCGCCGTTCGGCTCGGTCGACCGACGCTTCTCGACCGCGCCCTTCGCGGCGGGCTTTCCGGTGGCGGGCGCCGAGCCTGTGATCCTCGATTTCGCCACCTCGGCGGTGGCCGAAGGCAAGGTGCTGGTCGCCTCGCAGGGCGGCAAGGCGCTGCCCGATGGCGTCCTGATCGAACCGGATGGCCGTCTCTCGGCCGACCCTGCGACGCTCTACGGCCCCCTCGACGGCCCGGAGCGCGACAACCTCAAGGGCGCCGGCGCGATCCGGGCCTTCGGCGAGCACAAGGGTTCGGGGCTCGCCCTGCTATGCGAATTGCTCGCCGGTGCGCTCACCGGATCGGGGACCGCGGGCCCTGGCGCGCGACGGTTCTGCAACGGGATGCTGTCGCTCTACATGACGCCCGAGGCCTTCGGCTCCGAGGACGCGATGGTGCGCGAGACCCGCGCCTATCTCGACTTCTTCAAGGGCGCGCGGCCGGTGCCCGGCGGCGAGGTGCTGCTGCCGGGCGAGCCGGAGCGGCGGACCAGGGCGCAGCGCCTGGCCGAGGGCGTGCCGCTGCCCGATCCGGTCTGGGAGACGCTGCTGGCGGCGGGACGGCCGTTCGGGCTGGATGGGGAGGCGTATCGGGGGTGA
- a CDS encoding UxaA family hydrolase, translated as MSAPTPLHPTNPRIVRLAHEDNVVVAVDPIVPGAVVEGVTASARVPRGHKFAVVPIAEGAPIRKFGQIIGFASRAIAPGEWVHEHNVGLGEDKGDFARDYRFCEEARPVAMAPEAQRATFEGYRRADGKVGTRNYVGVLTSVNCSATVARFIAEEARRSGLLDEFPGIDGIIPLTHGTGCGYDIQGEGADILKRTLWGYAANPNMGGVIMVGLGCEGLQIDRWKRAYGIEESETFRSFTIQDSGGTRRTIEAGIAALREMLPAVAKAKRETVPASELMLALQCGGSDGYSGITANPALGAAVDRLVAEGGTAILSETPEIYGAEHLLTARAATPEIGHKLVEMIHWWEAYTARNGGEMNNNPSPGNKAGGLTTILEKSLGATAKGGSTTLTGVYRYAEPVTAKGFVYMDTPGFDPVAATGQVAGGANVLCFTTGRGSAYGCKPTPSIKLATNSEMYRRMQDDMDIDCGDVLDGVSIEEKGRQIFETVLRVASGERTKSEGFGYGDAEFVPWQIGAVM; from the coding sequence ATGTCCGCCCCCACCCCGCTCCACCCCACCAACCCCCGCATCGTGCGCCTTGCCCACGAGGACAACGTCGTGGTGGCGGTGGACCCGATCGTGCCCGGCGCCGTCGTCGAGGGCGTGACCGCCTCGGCCCGCGTGCCGCGGGGCCACAAATTCGCGGTGGTGCCGATCGCCGAGGGCGCGCCGATCCGCAAGTTCGGCCAGATCATCGGTTTCGCCAGCCGTGCCATCGCGCCGGGCGAATGGGTCCACGAGCACAATGTGGGCCTCGGCGAGGACAAGGGCGACTTCGCGCGTGACTACCGCTTCTGCGAGGAGGCACGTCCCGTCGCGATGGCGCCGGAGGCGCAACGCGCCACCTTCGAGGGGTACCGCCGGGCCGACGGCAAGGTCGGGACCCGCAACTATGTCGGCGTGCTCACCTCGGTGAACTGCTCGGCCACCGTGGCCCGCTTCATCGCGGAAGAGGCCCGCCGCTCCGGCCTCCTCGACGAGTTCCCAGGGATAGACGGCATCATCCCGCTCACCCACGGCACCGGCTGCGGCTACGACATCCAGGGCGAGGGCGCCGACATCCTCAAGCGGACGCTCTGGGGCTACGCCGCCAACCCGAACATGGGCGGGGTGATCATGGTGGGCCTGGGCTGCGAGGGCCTGCAGATCGACCGCTGGAAGCGCGCCTACGGCATCGAGGAGAGCGAGACCTTCCGCAGCTTCACCATCCAGGACAGCGGCGGCACGCGGCGCACCATCGAGGCCGGCATCGCGGCGCTCCGCGAGATGCTGCCCGCCGTCGCGAAGGCCAAGCGCGAGACCGTGCCGGCCTCCGAGCTGATGCTGGCGCTGCAATGCGGCGGCTCGGACGGCTATTCGGGCATCACCGCCAATCCGGCCCTCGGCGCCGCGGTCGACCGGCTGGTGGCCGAGGGCGGCACTGCGATCCTGTCCGAGACGCCGGAGATCTACGGCGCCGAGCACCTGCTGACGGCGCGGGCCGCCACGCCGGAGATCGGCCACAAGCTCGTCGAGATGATCCACTGGTGGGAGGCCTACACCGCCCGCAACGGCGGCGAGATGAACAACAACCCTTCCCCCGGCAACAAGGCCGGCGGGCTCACCACCATCCTGGAAAAGTCGCTCGGCGCCACCGCCAAGGGCGGCTCGACGACGCTGACCGGCGTCTACCGCTACGCCGAGCCGGTGACCGCCAAGGGCTTCGTCTACATGGACACGCCCGGCTTCGATCCGGTGGCCGCCACCGGCCAGGTCGCGGGCGGCGCCAACGTGCTGTGCTTCACCACCGGCCGCGGCTCGGCCTATGGCTGCAAGCCGACCCCGTCGATCAAGCTCGCCACCAACAGCGAGATGTACCGGCGGATGCAGGACGACATGGACATCGATTGCGGCGACGTGCTCGACGGCGTCTCGATCGAGGAGAAGGGCCGCCAGATCTTCGAGACCGTCCTGCGGGTCGCCTCGGGCGAGCGCACCAAGTCCGAGGGCTTCGGCTACGGCGATGCCGAGTTCGTGCCCTGGCAGATCGGTGCGGTGATGTAG
- the infA gene encoding translation initiation factor IF-1, whose protein sequence is MAKEELMQFDGLVLEILPDARYRVQLDQGHEIVAYTAGKMKKNRIKTLAGDRVTVEMSPYDLEKGRLVFRHKDERSSGPRPPFRGGSQFRRR, encoded by the coding sequence ATGGCGAAAGAAGAGTTGATGCAGTTCGACGGTCTCGTGCTCGAGATCCTGCCGGACGCGCGTTACCGCGTGCAGCTCGACCAGGGCCACGAGATCGTGGCCTACACGGCCGGCAAGATGAAGAAGAACCGCATCAAGACTCTGGCCGGCGACCGCGTCACCGTCGAGATGTCGCCCTACGACCTGGAGAAGGGCCGTCTGGTGTTCCGCCACAAGGACGAGCGCTCTTCGGGCCCGCGTCCGCCGTTCCGCGGCGGCAGCCAGTTCCGCCGGCGCTGA